A region from the Corynebacterium halotolerans YIM 70093 = DSM 44683 genome encodes:
- a CDS encoding malonic semialdehyde reductase, producing MTSNAENQNPLLLDGQAQNLLFREARTANAFTDEPVTDEQINAIFDLVKWAPTAMNAQPLRVVVIRSEEAKARLLPHMAEGNREKTAAAPATVLLAADIDFHDELPKVFPHVAGMREMFAADEASRVGMAELNAGLQVGYAIIGIRAAGLAAGPMTGLDAEGLSKEFFPDGRHRVLVAINMGKPAAEGAFYDRLPRLSFDEVVETL from the coding sequence GAGAACCAGAACCCGCTGCTCCTCGACGGGCAGGCCCAGAACCTCCTGTTCCGGGAGGCCCGCACCGCCAACGCCTTCACCGACGAGCCCGTGACCGACGAGCAGATCAACGCGATCTTCGACCTGGTCAAGTGGGCCCCGACCGCCATGAACGCCCAGCCCCTGCGCGTCGTGGTCATCCGCTCCGAGGAGGCCAAGGCCCGCCTGCTGCCGCACATGGCCGAGGGCAACCGGGAGAAGACCGCCGCCGCGCCGGCCACCGTCCTGCTCGCCGCCGACATCGACTTCCACGACGAGCTGCCGAAGGTCTTCCCGCACGTCGCCGGCATGCGCGAGATGTTCGCCGCCGACGAGGCCTCCCGCGTCGGCATGGCCGAGCTCAACGCCGGCCTGCAGGTCGGCTACGCGATCATCGGCATCCGCGCCGCCGGTCTCGCCGCCGGACCCATGACCGGTCTCGACGCCGAGGGTCTGTCCAAGGAGTTCTTCCCGGACGGTCGTCACCGTGTGCTGGTCGCCATCAACATGGGCAAGCCCGCCGCGGAGGGCGCCTTCTACGACCGCCTGCCCCGCCTCTCCTTCGATGAGGTCGTCGAGACGCTCTAG
- a CDS encoding type IV toxin-antitoxin system AbiEi family antitoxin domain-containing protein: protein MTKRWTTKELHEQGLTWRDINAQLDEGKLYRLSRGIYTTEKPDPEEALRALQHRHPGVVFSSVTAAGVYGLTEITAPALGLLPHGSQPITNAALRARSSRRRRRRRLRGINVDTPVATVAACREQLGFWKAVRFLETSYSGLRASGEFDRDVGELGRADRKRLVPVLRHTVIGASSRMERLFINDLHRYGLEPIPNFRLGPYHWDVGLRRGTTVVDLDSRKFHAPDDAGRRYREFIVDRWKTNHAIQSGWAGLRYTDDCLRLVRDQAIEQIRRTVEHRSRRPGLRRSPAPVPGMHESGIWRFHPELFD from the coding sequence ATGACCAAGCGATGGACGACAAAAGAACTCCACGAACAGGGACTGACGTGGCGCGACATCAACGCGCAACTCGATGAGGGCAAGCTCTACCGCCTCAGCCGCGGGATCTACACCACCGAGAAACCAGACCCGGAGGAAGCGCTGCGCGCACTGCAGCACCGCCATCCGGGAGTTGTCTTCTCCAGCGTCACCGCCGCGGGTGTTTACGGGCTCACCGAGATCACCGCCCCTGCGCTCGGGCTGCTGCCTCACGGCTCCCAGCCGATCACCAACGCCGCCCTGCGCGCCCGTTCCTCCCGTCGACGACGCAGGAGGAGGCTGCGCGGGATCAACGTGGACACGCCGGTGGCCACCGTGGCCGCCTGCCGTGAGCAGCTCGGCTTCTGGAAGGCCGTCCGCTTCCTGGAGACCAGCTACAGCGGCTTACGCGCCTCCGGGGAGTTCGACCGGGACGTCGGCGAACTCGGCCGGGCCGACAGGAAGAGACTCGTTCCGGTCCTCCGGCACACAGTCATCGGGGCATCCTCCCGAATGGAGCGGCTGTTCATCAATGACCTGCACCGGTACGGGCTTGAGCCGATCCCGAACTTCCGGCTCGGCCCCTACCACTGGGACGTGGGGCTGCGGCGCGGGACGACGGTCGTGGATCTCGACAGCCGGAAGTTCCACGCCCCCGATGACGCCGGGCGTCGATACCGGGAGTTCATCGTCGACCGGTGGAAGACCAACCACGCCATCCAGTCGGGGTGGGCGGGACTGCGCTACACCGACGACTGTCTGCGTCTGGTCCGTGACCAGGCCATCGAGCAGATACGGCGCACCGTCGAACACCGCAGCCGACGACCTGGGTTGCGCCGCTCCCCTGCCCCGGTGCCGGGGATGCACGAGAGCGGGATCTGGAGGTTTCATCCGGAGCTCTTCGACTGA
- a CDS encoding excinuclease ABC subunit UvrA, with amino-acid sequence MTFTDDGMIRVHGAHLHNLKHVDVELPRNRLVAFTGVSGSGKSSLAFGTLHGEAQRRYLESIAPFARRLIGSATDPQVESVEGLPPTVALEQNRSAGGARSSVGTVSTISNTVRLLYSRSGTYPPNFPDRLDSDAFSPNTTAGMCPDCHGTGVRHLPTEASMVPDPALTINGGAIAAWPGAWAGKNFHDILESLGYPMDTPWRDIPRRDRDWILFTEERPVVTIHPVRSAEQVQKTYEGTWRSVASYLRKTLAETQSDTLRRRTLSFMESTPCPTCGGRRLMPEALAVTYLGLPIDELNALPLARVHEMFTTRLHELGSGTDAEVLLLEQVAPILESTTELGLGHLSLGRGARTLSAGELQRLRLASQLRSGLFGVAYVLDEPSAGLHPEERRAVSGLMRRFLDAGNSVLLVEHDMSLVAGADWIVDVGPAAGEGGGEVLYSGPVDGLADEDSPTARALNVGPLTPTTRDDARVASGTLSLHGIHARTLDGLDLDLGLGQLTAVTGVSGSGKSTLISHVLAETLRERVTTTAGDAGDGSDDHDHTGGSWRVGEVTGAEQITRLVQITQKPIGRTPRSCLATYTGLFDKVRKLFAETDEARKRKWTVSRFSYNVKQGQCPTCNGEGQIEVELVFLPGSYTTCPDCHGARYNAETLEVTWHGLTVADVLGLTVDEAAEVFDDVSAIARAIRALRAVGLGYLRLGQGAPELSGGEAQRIKLATELQRTRRGHTVHLLDEPTTGLHPADVDKLLTELERLVDGGDTVVVVEHDLAMVARADRVIDLGPGAGADGGRIIADGTPAEVAETEGSATGRALKARAI; translated from the coding sequence ATGACTTTCACCGATGACGGAATGATCCGGGTCCACGGAGCGCACCTGCACAACCTGAAGCACGTGGACGTCGAGCTGCCGCGCAACAGACTCGTCGCCTTCACCGGTGTCTCGGGGTCGGGGAAGTCCTCGCTGGCCTTCGGCACTCTGCACGGGGAGGCCCAGCGGCGCTACCTCGAGTCGATCGCCCCCTTCGCCCGGAGGCTCATCGGCAGCGCCACGGATCCGCAGGTCGAATCGGTCGAGGGGCTGCCGCCGACGGTCGCCCTGGAGCAGAACCGCTCGGCGGGCGGGGCGCGTTCGTCGGTGGGCACCGTCTCCACCATCTCGAACACGGTGCGCCTGCTGTACTCGCGCTCGGGCACCTACCCGCCCAATTTCCCGGACCGCCTCGACTCGGACGCCTTCTCCCCGAACACCACCGCCGGCATGTGCCCGGACTGCCACGGCACCGGTGTCAGGCATCTCCCCACCGAGGCCAGCATGGTCCCGGATCCGGCGCTGACCATCAACGGGGGCGCCATCGCCGCCTGGCCGGGCGCGTGGGCGGGCAAGAACTTCCACGACATCCTGGAGTCACTCGGTTACCCGATGGACACGCCCTGGCGGGACATTCCGCGTCGGGACCGGGACTGGATCCTGTTCACCGAGGAACGCCCCGTGGTCACGATCCATCCCGTGCGCAGCGCGGAGCAGGTGCAGAAGACTTACGAGGGCACGTGGCGCTCCGTGGCCTCCTACCTGCGCAAGACCCTCGCCGAGACGCAGTCGGACACCCTCCGCCGGCGCACGTTGTCGTTCATGGAGTCCACCCCCTGCCCGACCTGCGGCGGGCGTCGTCTCATGCCCGAGGCCCTGGCCGTGACCTACCTCGGGCTGCCCATCGACGAGCTCAACGCCCTCCCGTTGGCCCGCGTCCACGAGATGTTCACCACCCGGCTGCACGAGCTCGGATCCGGCACCGACGCCGAGGTCCTGCTGCTCGAACAGGTCGCACCGATTCTGGAGTCCACCACCGAGCTCGGCCTCGGCCACCTCTCGCTGGGCCGGGGCGCCCGCACGCTGTCGGCCGGCGAGCTGCAGCGCCTGCGCCTCGCCTCACAGCTGCGCTCGGGACTGTTCGGGGTGGCCTACGTCCTCGATGAGCCGTCCGCCGGCCTGCACCCCGAGGAACGCCGCGCCGTCTCCGGGCTGATGCGCCGCTTTCTCGACGCCGGCAACTCCGTCCTGCTCGTGGAACACGACATGTCGCTGGTCGCCGGGGCCGACTGGATAGTCGACGTCGGCCCGGCCGCCGGCGAGGGCGGGGGAGAGGTCCTCTACTCGGGCCCCGTCGACGGCCTGGCCGATGAGGATTCGCCCACCGCCCGTGCGCTCAACGTCGGCCCACTCACCCCCACAACGCGTGACGACGCCCGTGTCGCCTCCGGCACGCTGTCCCTGCACGGCATCCACGCCCGCACCCTCGACGGCCTCGACCTCGACCTGGGCCTGGGGCAGCTGACCGCCGTCACGGGCGTCTCCGGCTCCGGCAAGTCCACGCTGATCAGCCACGTGCTCGCCGAGACGCTGCGCGAGCGCGTGACGACGACCGCCGGGGACGCCGGTGACGGGTCCGACGACCACGACCACACCGGGGGTTCCTGGCGCGTCGGGGAGGTCACGGGTGCGGAGCAGATCACCCGCCTGGTGCAGATCACCCAGAAACCCATCGGACGTACGCCGAGGTCCTGCCTGGCCACCTACACCGGCCTGTTCGACAAGGTCCGCAAGCTCTTCGCCGAGACCGACGAGGCGAGAAAGCGGAAGTGGACCGTCTCGCGCTTCTCCTACAACGTCAAACAGGGCCAGTGCCCCACCTGCAACGGCGAGGGCCAGATCGAGGTGGAGCTGGTGTTCCTGCCCGGTTCCTACACCACCTGCCCCGACTGCCACGGCGCCCGCTACAACGCCGAGACCCTCGAGGTGACCTGGCACGGCCTGACGGTCGCTGACGTGCTGGGCCTGACCGTCGACGAGGCCGCCGAGGTATTCGACGACGTGTCGGCCATCGCCCGCGCCATCCGCGCCCTGCGGGCCGTCGGCCTGGGCTACCTGCGGCTGGGCCAGGGCGCCCCGGAGCTCTCGGGCGGGGAGGCCCAGCGCATCAAACTGGCCACCGAGCTGCAGCGCACCCGGCGCGGCCACACCGTCCACCTGCTCGACGAGCCGACCACGGGCCTGCACCCCGCGGACGTCGATAAGCTGCTGACGGAGCTGGAGCGCCTCGTCGACGGCGGCGACACGGTGGTCGTCGTCGAACACGACCTCGCGATGGTCGCGCGCGCCGACCGCGTCATCGACCTCGGGCCGGGGGCGGGCGCCGACGGCGGGCGTATCATCGCCGACGGAACCCCGGCCGAGGTGGCGGAGACCGAGGGATCGGCGACCGGGCGGGCGTTGAAGGCACGTGCCATCTGA
- the menD gene encoding 2-succinyl-5-enolpyruvyl-6-hydroxy-3-cyclohexene-1-carboxylic-acid synthase — MSYPESMNLAAAVAEQLSRHLSDVVICPGSRNSPLSLALLARGDIRVHVRLDERSAAFLALGLARVQRRHVGVVMTSGSAVANCLPAMVEACHSHTPLAVISADRPTRLIGTGASQTIHQQGIFGTYARTLQIETLDDVAALGEEFTSRRQVHVNVALDAPLVGDRLPEPPQSTTTHRAPAPGPRAADHGEVALDLGKNTIVIAGDEAWAVDGLEDVPTIAEPSAPAAYRPVHPLAAGIFRREQVSANDYVVNTRPEQVVVVGHPTLHRDVLALLVDPDLKVITLSRTDDFTDLARDTVRASRVKTTGEPTREWLKICDAASELAAEAVRETLGDDAHGFTGLHAAAAVADTLGTGDTLFLGASNPVRDASLIGLPYDGVATYSPRGAAGIDGTVSQAIGVALATQAAHAAEPRAPRTVALIGDVTFLHDIGGLLIGPDEPHPENLTIVVANDDGGGIFETLEIGAEGLRPSFERVFATPHEADIASLCAGYGVNHREATTLRELLDALLDTTEVPAGLTVIEARTTRVTRRALHEQLRGRVVL, encoded by the coding sequence ATGTCGTACCCCGAGTCCATGAACCTGGCCGCCGCCGTCGCCGAACAACTCTCCCGTCACCTCAGCGACGTCGTGATCTGCCCCGGTTCCCGGAACTCCCCGCTGTCCCTGGCCCTGCTCGCCCGCGGCGACATCCGCGTCCACGTCCGCCTCGACGAGCGCTCCGCCGCCTTCCTCGCCCTCGGTCTCGCCCGTGTGCAGCGCCGCCACGTCGGCGTGGTGATGACCTCCGGTTCCGCGGTGGCCAACTGCCTGCCGGCCATGGTCGAGGCCTGTCACTCGCACACCCCGCTGGCCGTGATCTCCGCCGACCGGCCGACCCGGCTGATCGGCACCGGTGCCAGCCAGACCATCCACCAGCAGGGCATCTTCGGCACCTACGCCCGCACCCTGCAGATCGAGACGCTGGATGACGTCGCCGCCCTCGGTGAGGAGTTCACCTCCCGGCGCCAGGTGCACGTCAACGTCGCCCTCGACGCCCCGCTCGTCGGCGACCGGCTGCCCGAACCGCCGCAGTCGACCACCACCCACCGGGCACCCGCGCCGGGACCCCGGGCAGCCGACCACGGCGAGGTCGCCCTCGACCTGGGGAAGAACACCATCGTCATCGCCGGCGACGAGGCCTGGGCCGTCGACGGGCTGGAGGACGTGCCGACGATCGCCGAACCCTCCGCCCCGGCCGCCTACCGCCCGGTGCACCCCCTGGCCGCCGGCATCTTCCGTCGCGAGCAGGTCAGCGCCAACGACTACGTGGTCAACACCCGCCCCGAGCAGGTCGTGGTCGTCGGCCACCCGACCCTGCACCGCGACGTCCTCGCGCTGCTGGTGGACCCGGATCTTAAGGTCATCACCCTGTCCCGCACCGACGACTTCACCGACCTGGCCCGCGACACCGTCCGCGCCAGCCGGGTGAAGACCACCGGCGAGCCGACCCGCGAATGGCTCAAGATCTGCGACGCCGCCTCCGAGCTGGCCGCCGAGGCCGTGCGCGAGACCCTGGGCGACGACGCCCACGGTTTCACCGGACTGCACGCCGCCGCGGCCGTCGCCGACACCCTCGGCACCGGTGACACCCTGTTCCTCGGCGCCTCCAACCCGGTGCGCGACGCCTCGCTGATCGGCCTGCCCTACGACGGCGTCGCCACGTACTCCCCGCGCGGGGCCGCCGGCATCGACGGCACGGTCTCCCAGGCCATCGGTGTCGCCCTGGCCACCCAGGCCGCCCACGCCGCCGAGCCGCGCGCCCCGCGCACCGTCGCGCTCATCGGCGACGTCACCTTCCTCCACGACATCGGCGGCCTGCTCATCGGCCCGGACGAGCCCCACCCGGAGAACCTCACCATCGTCGTGGCCAACGACGACGGCGGCGGCATCTTCGAGACCCTCGAGATCGGCGCCGAGGGCCTGCGCCCGTCCTTCGAGCGCGTCTTCGCCACCCCCCACGAGGCCGACATCGCCTCCCTGTGCGCCGGCTACGGCGTCAACCACCGCGAGGCGACCACCCTGCGCGAACTGCTCGACGCCCTGCTCGACACCACCGAGGTACCCGCCGGGCTGACCGTCATCGAGGCCCGCACCACCCGCGTCACCCGCCGGGCCCTGCACGAACAGCTGCGGGGCAGGGTCGTCCTGTGA
- a CDS encoding DUF3592 domain-containing protein — translation MVPNYTAAILRRRLHQLIMALAAAGLLGCVAMVAGPMINDRTIAADPGRTLATVTAVDTFRTTVVYQDEEGIYHSPPTGLLYPTGVGEGQRVWVTYAKEDPDLVKVENRAWTLSIIPALSVAAAVAVVGGLSWWLVSFFTRRAERRDEGS, via the coding sequence ATGGTGCCGAACTACACGGCGGCGATCCTGCGTCGGCGGCTGCACCAGCTGATCATGGCGCTGGCCGCCGCCGGCCTCCTCGGCTGCGTGGCCATGGTGGCCGGCCCCATGATCAACGACCGCACCATCGCCGCCGATCCCGGCCGCACCCTGGCCACCGTCACGGCCGTCGACACGTTCCGCACGACCGTGGTCTACCAGGACGAGGAGGGCATCTACCACTCCCCGCCGACCGGCCTGCTCTATCCCACCGGGGTGGGGGAGGGCCAGCGCGTGTGGGTCACCTACGCCAAGGAGGACCCGGACCTGGTCAAGGTGGAGAACCGCGCCTGGACCCTGTCGATCATCCCCGCGCTCAGCGTGGCCGCCGCGGTCGCCGTGGTCGGGGGACTATCCTGGTGGTTAGTCAGCTTCTTCACCCGACGAGCGGAAAGGCGGGACGAGGGAAGTTAA
- a CDS encoding glycosyltransferase family 4 protein: MRVAIVAESFLPNVNGVTNSVLRILEHLHREGHEARVIAPGARDFQEEIPEYLGYGIVRVPTVRVPLIDSLPVGVPNRTVAEELRGFRPDLIHLASPFVLGAAGAFAARQLRIPAVALYQTDVAGFATKYHLTPLATAAWEWTRTIHNMCQLTLAPSSLTISELESRGIHNVRHWGRGVDTVRFTPEKRSTALRRSWDPTGRKKIVGFVGRLAAEKGVHRLVSLHGRRDIQLVIVGDGPSRAELEARMPDAVFTGALDGDELARAYASLDLFVHAGEFETFCQAIQEAQASGVPTIGPRAGGPVDLIEERCNGLLLDVDTFADDLPGAAEWLLDDERHELLRHNARASVQDKTWEALCGQLMDYYTEVLEESRRVPLTFFGPRPQLPLWAAKALGARVA; the protein is encoded by the coding sequence ATGCGAGTAGCGATCGTTGCAGAATCCTTTCTTCCGAATGTCAACGGGGTGACCAATTCGGTGCTCCGCATTCTGGAGCACCTGCACCGTGAGGGACACGAGGCCCGGGTGATCGCGCCGGGCGCCCGCGACTTCCAGGAGGAGATCCCCGAGTACCTGGGCTACGGCATCGTCCGGGTTCCCACGGTTCGCGTCCCGCTGATCGACTCCCTGCCGGTCGGCGTGCCCAACCGCACCGTCGCCGAGGAACTGCGCGGGTTCCGGCCCGACCTCATCCACCTCGCCAGCCCCTTCGTCCTCGGGGCCGCCGGCGCCTTCGCCGCCCGCCAGCTGCGCATCCCGGCCGTCGCCCTCTACCAGACCGACGTCGCCGGTTTCGCCACGAAGTACCACCTCACCCCGCTGGCGACCGCCGCGTGGGAGTGGACCCGCACCATCCACAACATGTGCCAGCTGACGCTGGCCCCGTCCTCGCTGACCATCTCCGAGCTCGAGTCCCGCGGCATCCACAACGTCCGCCACTGGGGCCGCGGCGTCGACACGGTCCGCTTCACCCCGGAGAAGCGATCGACGGCCCTGCGCCGCAGCTGGGATCCGACGGGGCGGAAGAAGATCGTCGGCTTCGTCGGCCGGCTCGCCGCGGAGAAGGGCGTGCACCGCCTGGTCTCCCTGCACGGCCGCCGCGACATCCAGCTGGTCATCGTCGGCGACGGCCCCTCCCGCGCGGAACTCGAGGCGCGGATGCCCGACGCGGTGTTCACCGGCGCCCTCGACGGCGATGAACTGGCACGGGCCTACGCCTCGCTCGACCTGTTCGTCCACGCCGGTGAGTTCGAGACCTTCTGCCAGGCGATTCAGGAGGCCCAAGCCTCCGGCGTGCCGACCATCGGCCCCCGCGCCGGCGGCCCCGTCGACCTCATCGAGGAGCGCTGCAACGGCCTGCTCCTCGACGTCGACACGTTCGCCGACGACCTGCCCGGCGCCGCCGAGTGGCTGCTCGACGACGAGCGTCACGAACTGCTGCGCCACAACGCCCGCGCCTCGGTACAGGACAAGACCTGGGAGGCCCTCTGCGGGCAGCTCATGGACTACTACACGGAGGTGCTCGAGGAGTCCCGCCGTGTACCGCTGACCTTCTTCGGTCCGCGCCCGCAGCTGCCGTTATGGGCCGCGAAGGCCCTCGGCGCCCGCGTGGCCTGA
- a CDS encoding demethylmenaquinone methyltransferase has translation MAKASLEKKPFDVATMFDDVGEKYDLTNTILSFGQDRYWRRRTRERLNLQPGEKVLDLAAGTAVSTVELAKSGAWSVACDFSQGMLAAGRDRDVPKVVGDGMHLPFADDTFDAVTISYGLRNIHDHEAALREMARVTRPGGRLTVNEFSTPVVPVFGTVYKEYLMRLLPAIARLVSSNPAAYEYLAESIRAWPDQEGLASVINANGWTGCGWQNLTFGIVAMHSAVKPG, from the coding sequence GTGGCTAAGGCATCCCTGGAGAAGAAACCCTTCGACGTCGCGACGATGTTCGACGACGTGGGAGAGAAATACGACCTGACCAACACCATCCTGTCCTTCGGGCAGGACCGGTACTGGCGCAGGCGGACCCGGGAGCGACTCAACCTGCAGCCCGGCGAGAAGGTCCTCGATCTGGCCGCCGGAACCGCGGTGTCCACCGTCGAGCTGGCCAAATCCGGCGCCTGGTCCGTGGCCTGCGACTTCTCCCAGGGCATGCTGGCGGCCGGCCGCGACCGCGACGTGCCCAAGGTGGTCGGCGACGGCATGCACCTGCCGTTCGCGGACGACACCTTCGACGCCGTGACCATCTCCTACGGGCTGCGCAACATCCACGACCACGAGGCCGCCCTGCGTGAGATGGCGCGCGTGACCCGGCCCGGCGGACGCCTGACTGTCAACGAGTTCTCCACCCCGGTCGTCCCGGTCTTCGGCACGGTGTACAAGGAGTACCTCATGCGCCTGCTGCCGGCGATCGCGCGCCTCGTGTCCTCGAACCCGGCGGCCTACGAGTACCTGGCAGAGTCCATCCGCGCCTGGCCGGACCAGGAGGGACTGGCCAGCGTGATCAACGCCAACGGGTGGACCGGGTGCGGCTGGCAGAACCTCACCTTCGGCATCGTGGCGATGCACTCGGCGGTCAAGCCGGGGTAG
- a CDS encoding geranylgeranyl reductase family protein, with protein sequence MGDVSEKLEHVDVLVVGAGPAGSAAAVHSAEAGHSVLLVDAASFPRDKTCGDGLTPRAIHQLRRLGVAEKVTDGYVNRGLKLHGFGGSVTAPWPDGHFGTVGSAMPRMRFDALLAETAVERGAVLWEDAPAVGAEFDGSRLSRVTVRHAGVDRQVAPKWVIVADGVRSPFGKLLGRTWHRGEVYGIAARSYCDSPFADEPWIHSHVELKDSDGVVQPGYGWIFPLGDGTVNLGCGALSTDARPAKVNTKKLLDFYASQQREEWGLGVPRDVASAMLPMGGAVSNVAGRNWMLIGDAAACVNPLNGEGIDYGLETAEMAVELLGAEGRDLTLVWPHVLRGHYGEAFLLARTAARLLTYPQFLPVVGPLGLRGPVGAVLMPAAARLMGNLVVDEDRDLLARVWRTAGRGVSMARSGSPLWSTEAA encoded by the coding sequence ATGGGCGACGTGAGCGAGAAGTTGGAGCATGTCGACGTCCTCGTGGTCGGGGCGGGCCCCGCGGGCAGCGCCGCAGCGGTCCACTCCGCGGAGGCGGGGCACTCCGTGCTGCTCGTCGACGCCGCCTCCTTCCCCCGCGACAAGACCTGCGGCGACGGCCTGACCCCGCGGGCCATCCACCAGCTGCGCCGGCTCGGCGTGGCGGAGAAGGTCACCGACGGCTACGTCAACCGCGGCCTCAAGTTGCACGGCTTCGGCGGCTCCGTCACCGCCCCCTGGCCCGACGGCCACTTCGGTACCGTCGGCTCCGCCATGCCGCGTATGCGTTTCGACGCCCTCCTGGCCGAGACCGCCGTCGAGCGCGGGGCCGTTCTCTGGGAGGACGCCCCGGCCGTCGGGGCCGAATTCGACGGTTCCCGCCTGTCGCGGGTGACGGTGCGTCACGCGGGCGTCGACAGGCAGGTCGCCCCGAAGTGGGTCATCGTGGCCGACGGCGTGCGCTCCCCCTTCGGCAAGCTGCTGGGACGCACCTGGCACCGCGGCGAGGTCTACGGCATCGCGGCACGGTCCTACTGTGATTCCCCATTCGCGGACGAGCCGTGGATCCATTCTCACGTGGAGCTCAAGGACAGCGACGGGGTGGTCCAGCCCGGCTACGGCTGGATCTTCCCGCTCGGCGACGGCACCGTGAACCTCGGCTGCGGTGCGCTGTCCACCGACGCGCGGCCGGCGAAGGTCAACACCAAGAAGCTCCTCGACTTCTACGCCTCGCAGCAGCGTGAAGAATGGGGTCTCGGGGTACCGCGGGACGTGGCCTCGGCGATGCTGCCGATGGGCGGGGCGGTGTCCAATGTCGCCGGCCGCAACTGGATGCTCATCGGCGACGCCGCCGCCTGCGTGAACCCGCTGAACGGCGAGGGCATCGACTACGGGCTGGAGACCGCCGAGATGGCCGTCGAACTGCTCGGCGCGGAGGGCAGGGATCTGACCCTGGTGTGGCCGCACGTGCTGCGCGGACACTACGGCGAGGCCTTCCTCCTGGCCCGCACCGCCGCCCGCCTGCTGACCTACCCGCAGTTCCTGCCCGTGGTCGGGCCGCTGGGCCTGCGCGGGCCGGTCGGCGCGGTGCTCATGCCCGCCGCCGCCCGGCTGATGGGCAACCTCGTGGTTGATGAGGACCGGGACCTGCTGGCCCGGGTGTGGCGCACGGCGGGGCGCGGGGTGTCGATGGCCCGGTCCGGTTCCCCGCTGTGGTCCACGGAGGCCGCGTAG
- a CDS encoding polyprenyl synthetase family protein, giving the protein MTHGPTQPPRSAGYVDLGDADLNARIADGLAAVEKLLHDELSKGEDFLVDKVLHLIRAGGKRFRPMMALLASEYGPKAGSDEVIRAAAVVEITHLATLYHDDVMDEAELRRGVESANSRWDNSVAILAGDILLAHASRLMSGLGRETVFHFAETFGDLVTGQMRETVGPGDSDPIEHYTKVIREKTGVLIASAGYLGALHGGASDEHIDALKRLGEAIGIVFQIVDDIIDIYSDPDESGKTPGTDLREGVFTLPVLHALQEDTEVGEELRGLLTGPLTDDASVERALELLARSTGREKALADVHRYLAEAEEQVSRLPDNEVTRALGQLAGYTVRRVG; this is encoded by the coding sequence ATGACCCACGGCCCGACCCAACCGCCCCGTTCCGCCGGGTACGTGGATCTGGGGGACGCCGATCTCAATGCGCGCATCGCCGACGGTCTCGCGGCCGTCGAGAAGCTGCTGCACGACGAGCTGTCCAAGGGCGAGGACTTCCTCGTCGACAAGGTCCTTCACCTCATCCGGGCCGGCGGGAAACGATTCCGCCCGATGATGGCGCTGCTGGCCTCCGAATACGGACCGAAGGCCGGGTCGGATGAGGTCATCAGGGCCGCCGCGGTCGTCGAGATCACCCACCTCGCCACCCTCTACCACGACGACGTCATGGACGAGGCCGAGCTGCGCCGGGGGGTTGAATCCGCGAATTCGCGCTGGGACAACTCCGTCGCCATCCTCGCCGGCGACATCCTGCTGGCCCACGCCTCGCGGCTGATGAGTGGGCTGGGCAGGGAGACCGTCTTCCACTTCGCCGAGACCTTCGGTGACCTGGTCACGGGCCAGATGCGCGAAACCGTCGGACCCGGCGACTCGGATCCGATCGAGCACTACACCAAGGTCATCCGGGAGAAGACCGGCGTGCTCATCGCCTCCGCCGGCTATCTCGGAGCGCTGCACGGCGGTGCCAGCGACGAGCACATCGACGCGCTGAAGCGCCTGGGTGAGGCCATCGGCATCGTCTTCCAGATCGTCGACGACATCATCGACATCTACTCCGACCCCGATGAATCCGGGAAGACGCCGGGCACCGACCTGCGGGAGGGTGTGTTCACCCTGCCGGTCCTCCACGCGCTGCAGGAGGACACCGAGGTGGGCGAGGAGCTGCGCGGCCTGCTCACCGGCCCGCTCACCGACGACGCGTCCGTCGAACGCGCCCTCGAGCTGCTGGCACGTTCCACGGGGCGGGAGAAGGCGCTCGCCGACGTCCACCGTTACCTCGCCGAGGCCGAGGAACAGGTCAGCCGGTTGCCCGACAACGAGGTCACCCGTGCCCTGGGTCAGCTCGCCGGCTACACCGTCCGACGCGTCGGATAG